Proteins from a genomic interval of Lucilia cuprina isolate Lc7/37 unplaced genomic scaffold, ASM2204524v1 Scaffold_7099, whole genome shotgun sequence:
- the LOC124421234 gene encoding sodium-coupled monocarboxylate transporter 1-like, producing MRFGKTIRLIGSILFSIGTLIWLPIVIYVPALAFNQVTGVNIHIITPVVCLVCIFYTCVVS from the exons ATGCGTTTCGGTAAAACAATACGTTTAATTGGCTCCATACTTTTTTCCATTGGCACG CTTATTTGGTTGCCCATAGTTATTTATGTACCAGCATTGGCGTTCAATCAAG taaCTGGCGTCAATATTCATATTATAACACCGGTGGTATGTCTGGTGTGCATTTTCTATACATGTGttgtaagttaa